The Deinococcus sp. Leaf326 sequence CATCGGTGCGTTCATCGCCTGGGGCCTGATCACGGCCCTCTTCATCCCGACCGGCTGGCTGCCCAATGAGCAGCTCGGCAAGCTCGTCGGCCCGATGATCACGTACCTCCTGCCGCTGCTCATCGCCTACACCGGCGGGCGCATCGTCGCCGACCACCGCGGCGGGGTGCTGGGCGCCATCGCGGCGATGGGCGTCATCGTGGGCACCGACATCCCCATGTTCATCGGCGCCATGATCATGGGCCCGCTGGGCGGCTGGGTCATCAAGCAGTTCGACCGCAACGTGCAGCACCGCATCGCTCCCGGCTTCGAGATGCTGGTCAACAACTTCTCGGCCGGCATCATCGGGATGCTGCTCGCGATCCTGGGGTTCTTTGCGGTCGGGCCGGTCGTCGAACTGTTCAGCAAGGCCGTGGCCTCCGGCGTGCAGTTCCTGGTGAACGTGCACCTGCTGCCGCTCGTGTCGCTGCTCATCGAACCCGGTAAGATCCTCTTTCTCAACAACGCGATCAACCACGGCATCCTCACGCCGCTGGGCACCGCGCAGGCGCAGGAGACCGGCAAGTCCATCTACTTCCTGCTCGAAGCCAACCCCGGCCCCGGCCTGGGGCTGCTGCTGGCCTACTGGGTCTTCGCCAAGGGCAGCATCCGCAGCTCGGCGCCCGGCGCGGCCATCATCCACTTCCTGGGCGGCATCCACGAGGTCTACTTCCCCTACGTCCTCATGCGCCCCATTCTGCTGCTGGGGGTCATCGCGGGCGGCATGTCCGGCGTGGCGACCCTGGTGGCCCTAAACGGCGGTCTGGTCTCGGCCTCCTCGCCCGGCAGCATCTTCGCCATCCTGGCCCTGACCCCGCGTGGTGGCTACTTCGCCAACATCGCGGCCGTGGTGGTGGCCGCCGCCGTGTCCTTCCTGGTTTCGGCGGTGTTCCTGCGCGGCGCGTCCTACACCGAGGACGACCTCGCCAGTGCCCAGGCCGACTCGCGCGCCAACAAGGGCGGACCTGCCGTGGGCGCTCCGGCCCTGGCCTCGGCCGGCCCCGCCATCGGTGAGGGCGGCGCGGTGCGCAAGGTGGTCTTCGCCTGCGACGCCGGCATGGGCTCGAGCGCGATGGGTGCCACGGGCTTCCGCAAGAAGGTGCAGGCTGCCGGCCTGCCCATCGAAGTGACCAACACCGCCATCGACGCGATTCCGGCCGACGCCGACATCGTGGTCACGCAGCAGAACCTGACCTCGCGCGCGCGCGCCAAGGCCCCGCAGGCCCGGCACGTGTCCATCGACAACTTCATCGGCAACCCCATCTACGACCGCATGGTCACCGAGCTTCAGGCAAGCGCCCAGGCGACCCAGGTGCCCGCACCTGCCGTCAGCGCGCAGACCGCGCCGGTCCACACGGCGCACACGCTGCACGCCGCTCCGGGCGTGAGCGCGGCCACCGCCCTCGCGGGCGCGGGTACCATGGGCACCTCTGCGGCGGTCCCCCAGGGCAAGGGCGATGTCCTGCGCCGCGAGAACATCGTGCTGGGGCTGGGCAGCGTGGCCCGCGACCAGGCCGTGGTCCGCGCGGGCGAACAGCTCGTGAAGTCCGGCTACGTGTCGTCCGACTACGTGCCCGCCATGCTGGAGCGCGAGAAGGTCGTCAGCACCTACATCGGCAACGGCATCGCCATCCCGCACGGTGTGGGCGCGGCCAAGGCGGCCATCAAGACGAGCGGCATCGTGGTGAACCAGTACCCCGACGGCGTGGACTTCGACGGTGAGCGCGCCTACCTCGTCATCGGCATCGCTGGGGCGGGCGACGAACACCTCCAGATCCTGTCGCGCATCGCCGACGCGCTTGAGGACGAGGCCACCGTGATGCGTCTGGCACGCACCCGGGACGCCGACGAGATCTACCGCACGTTCACGTCCTGACAAGCGGAACCAGGGAAGGGGGTGGCCGGGCCAGTGAGGCCGGCCACCCTTTTTTCGTCGTTCATGGCTGGCCGGCCCGCCGAAACGGCGCGGTACAGTCACCACAAGGAGGCACGTCATGACCACAACTTCGTCCACCGGGAATCAGCCGCAGTCCACCGTCAGCCAGCCCACCGCCATCCAGTTCGGGGCCGGCAACATCGGGCGCGGCTTCATCGGCGCCCTGCTGGCGCACAGCGGGTACCGCGTGGTGTTCGCCGACATCAACGAGGCGGTCATCAGTGCCCTGCGCGACCAGGGGCGCTACACGGTGCAGGTGCTTGATGTCGAGCGCCGCAGCGAGGAGGTGACCGGCGTGACCGGCATCCTCTCGAACGGCCCCGAGATCGTGCCGGCCATCGCGCAGGCGAGCCTCATCACCACGGCGGTCGGTCCCAACGTCCTGAAGATCATCGCGCCCACCCTGGCGCGCGGCATCGAGGAACGGGCGCGGGTGGGCGCGGGCGACCTGAACATCATCGCCTGCGAGAACATGGTGGGGGCCAGCTCCTTCCTCAAGGAGCAGGTCGAATCGCATCTCTCGGAAGAGGGCCAGCGCTACGCGGACGAGCATGTGGGCTTCCCGAACTCCTCGGTGGATCGCATCGTGCCGCCATTCTCCGGTGAGAACCTGCTCGACGTGGGTGTAGAGGCCTTCTACGAGTGGATCGTCGAGCGTCCGGCCTTCAAGGGACCGGTACCCGACATCACGGGCATGAAGCTCACCGACAATCTGGTGGCCTACGTGCAGCGCAAGCTCTTCACCCTGAACAATGGGCACGCCGTCGCCGCGTATCTGGGCGTGCGTAAAGGGCTGGACACCATCGAAGCCAGCATGAACGATCCCGAGATCGCGGCCGAGGTGCGCGCGGCGATGGAGCAGAGCGGTGCGGCCCTGGTGCGGCGCTACGGCTTCGACCCCGCCGAGCACGCGGCGTACATCGACAAGATCGGTGCGCGGTTCCGCAATCCGCACATCCGCGACGAGGTCCTGCGCGTGGGCCGTGAGCCGCTGCGCAAGCTGGGGGCCAGTGACCGCATCATCGGTCCGGCCCGTATGGCCGCCGAGTACGGCCTGCCGGTGGACGCCCTGCTGCGCGGCGCGGCGGCGGCCCTGCGCTACGACAACCCTGCCGATCCGCAGTCGGTCCAGCTTCAGGCCCTCGTCAAGGAACGTGGCCTGGAGGCCGCCGTGACCGAGGCGACCGGCCTGGAGGCTGGGAGCGACCTGCACCGCGGCATCGTCGAGGCGTACCGGGTGCTGGAAGAGTAGAGAGGGGGTGGGGCCGGGCGTCCCCGGTCTCCGCACTCCCTAAATTCCCTGTGAACGGCCCGGTCCTCCCACCTCGCCGCCGGCCCGCGTAGCATGGCGCCATGATCGAACGCAGCTTCCGTATGACCGATCCGCAGGGGATGCACGCCCGCCCGGCCAGCGCCGTGGTCAAGGTCGCCAAGGGGTTTTCCAGCGACCTGACCCTCATCGCCGAGGACTCGGTGAGCCTCAAGAACATGATGAAGATCCTCAGCCAGGGCATCCAGCCCGGCACGGCCTTCACGGTGCAGGCCAGCGGCGAGGACGAGTCGGCGGCCATCCAGGCCATCGCCGACGTCCTGAAAAATGAGGGACTGGCCGAAGAAGCCTGAGTCCGGCATAGGGGGTGCGGTCCTGTCGCAGGCCGTGCCTCCCGCTATTTGGCCTGATCTGCGGAAAGACTGGGCGCGGTGACGCTCCTTCGGCCGCCTGGAAGTGTTCTTCCTGTTCAGTTCTGAGCGCTTCTGAACATTTCGCCGTATGCTGGCGGGACATGACGGCTCCTCTCGCGGAAGAACGGCTTTCGCGCATCCTTGATCTCCTCTCCGCGCGGGGTCCGCTGCGCACCACGGCCATCACGGCCCAGCTGGGGGTCAGCGGTGCGACGGTCCGGCGTGACCTCGATACCCTGGCGCGGCGAGGCCTGATCCGCAAGGTGCACGGCGGCGCGGCCCTTGTCAGCCAAGAC is a genomic window containing:
- a CDS encoding PTS mannitol transporter subunit IICBA — encoded protein: MTTNPAGTAGPTSGKDRVQKFGRFLSAMVMPNIGAFIAWGLITALFIPTGWLPNEQLGKLVGPMITYLLPLLIAYTGGRIVADHRGGVLGAIAAMGVIVGTDIPMFIGAMIMGPLGGWVIKQFDRNVQHRIAPGFEMLVNNFSAGIIGMLLAILGFFAVGPVVELFSKAVASGVQFLVNVHLLPLVSLLIEPGKILFLNNAINHGILTPLGTAQAQETGKSIYFLLEANPGPGLGLLLAYWVFAKGSIRSSAPGAAIIHFLGGIHEVYFPYVLMRPILLLGVIAGGMSGVATLVALNGGLVSASSPGSIFAILALTPRGGYFANIAAVVVAAAVSFLVSAVFLRGASYTEDDLASAQADSRANKGGPAVGAPALASAGPAIGEGGAVRKVVFACDAGMGSSAMGATGFRKKVQAAGLPIEVTNTAIDAIPADADIVVTQQNLTSRARAKAPQARHVSIDNFIGNPIYDRMVTELQASAQATQVPAPAVSAQTAPVHTAHTLHAAPGVSAATALAGAGTMGTSAAVPQGKGDVLRRENIVLGLGSVARDQAVVRAGEQLVKSGYVSSDYVPAMLEREKVVSTYIGNGIAIPHGVGAAKAAIKTSGIVVNQYPDGVDFDGERAYLVIGIAGAGDEHLQILSRIADALEDEATVMRLARTRDADEIYRTFTS
- a CDS encoding mannitol-1-phosphate 5-dehydrogenase, with product MTTTSSTGNQPQSTVSQPTAIQFGAGNIGRGFIGALLAHSGYRVVFADINEAVISALRDQGRYTVQVLDVERRSEEVTGVTGILSNGPEIVPAIAQASLITTAVGPNVLKIIAPTLARGIEERARVGAGDLNIIACENMVGASSFLKEQVESHLSEEGQRYADEHVGFPNSSVDRIVPPFSGENLLDVGVEAFYEWIVERPAFKGPVPDITGMKLTDNLVAYVQRKLFTLNNGHAVAAYLGVRKGLDTIEASMNDPEIAAEVRAAMEQSGAALVRRYGFDPAEHAAYIDKIGARFRNPHIRDEVLRVGREPLRKLGASDRIIGPARMAAEYGLPVDALLRGAAAALRYDNPADPQSVQLQALVKERGLEAAVTEATGLEAGSDLHRGIVEAYRVLEE
- a CDS encoding HPr family phosphocarrier protein; this translates as MIERSFRMTDPQGMHARPASAVVKVAKGFSSDLTLIAEDSVSLKNMMKILSQGIQPGTAFTVQASGEDESAAIQAIADVLKNEGLAEEA